One genomic segment of Alkalimarinus alittae includes these proteins:
- the der gene encoding ribosome biogenesis GTPase Der, whose translation MVPVIALVGRPNVGKSTIFNRLTRSRDAIVADLPGLTRDRKYGEGQLEDRRFIVIDTGGISGDEDGIDAVMAAQSMLAIEEADIVFFVVDARAGLTGADEMIAKHLRVKNKKTWLVINKIDGLDPDVATLDFYSLGMSDIRLTAAAHNRGTRSLIEEVLESHPIDESELSAEHASKGVRIGIIGRPNVGKSTLVNRLLGEERVIVFDMPGTTRDSIYIPYERRGKPYTLIDTAGVRRRKNIKETVEKFSIIKTLKAIEDSNVVVIVIDARDGIVEQDLHLIGFAIDSGRALVLAVNKWDGMTQSERDAVRRELDRRLTFLNYANTHMISALHGTGVGDLYDSIDAGYSSAMAKWSTNQLTSILEDCVSEHQPPMVGGNRIKLRYAHQGGSNPPVIVVHGNKTKSLLASYKRYLENTFRRVLKVSGTPIRFEFKSGENPFASKSDVGNRIVSSKQKNAARVKGKPQQKAKKTFKNKGRTQ comes from the coding sequence ATGGTACCCGTTATTGCTTTAGTTGGGCGACCAAACGTTGGTAAGTCAACAATCTTCAACCGCTTGACTCGATCTAGAGATGCTATTGTTGCAGATTTGCCTGGGCTAACGCGAGATAGAAAATATGGCGAAGGCCAGCTAGAAGATCGTCGCTTTATTGTTATTGATACCGGCGGTATCTCCGGTGATGAAGATGGTATTGATGCGGTAATGGCCGCCCAATCGATGCTCGCAATTGAAGAAGCAGACATTGTCTTTTTCGTTGTTGATGCACGGGCAGGGTTGACTGGCGCAGATGAAATGATTGCAAAGCATCTGCGTGTAAAAAACAAAAAGACCTGGCTTGTTATTAATAAGATTGATGGGCTTGACCCAGATGTTGCTACGCTAGACTTTTATTCACTAGGCATGAGTGATATTCGCTTAACGGCCGCAGCACATAACCGTGGAACTCGCTCATTGATAGAGGAAGTACTTGAAAGTCACCCTATTGACGAGTCTGAGTTAAGTGCAGAACATGCCTCGAAAGGTGTTCGTATTGGTATTATCGGTCGCCCTAATGTTGGAAAATCAACGTTAGTTAATCGTTTGTTAGGCGAAGAGCGGGTTATTGTATTTGATATGCCAGGTACAACCCGAGACAGTATTTATATCCCTTATGAGCGAAGAGGGAAGCCCTATACGCTAATAGATACAGCGGGTGTTAGGCGACGAAAGAATATTAAAGAAACCGTCGAAAAATTCTCAATTATTAAGACGCTTAAGGCGATAGAAGATTCTAATGTTGTCGTTATCGTTATTGATGCGCGAGATGGTATTGTTGAACAAGACCTTCACCTTATAGGGTTTGCTATCGACTCTGGTCGTGCGCTTGTGCTTGCTGTTAATAAGTGGGATGGCATGACACAGAGCGAAAGAGACGCAGTTCGTCGTGAACTTGATAGACGACTCACGTTCTTAAATTATGCCAATACACATATGATCTCTGCACTTCACGGTACCGGTGTGGGTGATCTTTATGACTCCATTGATGCGGGTTATAGCTCTGCTATGGCTAAGTGGTCAACAAATCAGTTGACCAGTATTCTTGAAGATTGTGTGTCAGAGCATCAGCCTCCTATGGTGGGCGGAAACCGAATTAAGCTTCGTTATGCGCATCAAGGCGGGTCTAATCCTCCTGTTATTGTTGTTCATGGAAACAAAACAAAATCACTTCTTGCAAGCTATAAACGCTACCTCGAAAACACCTTTAGACGCGTTTTAAAAGTGTCTGGCACCCCGATTCGTTTTGAGTTTAAGTCTGGCGAAAACCCATTTGCGAGTAAGAGTGATGTGGGTAATAGAATTGTTTCGAGCAAACAAAAGAATGCTGCCCGTGTAAAAGGTAAGCCTCAGCAAAAAGCTAAGAAGACGTTTAAGAACAAAGGAAGAACTCAGTAA
- the pta gene encoding phosphate acetyltransferase, which translates to MPKTFFIAPTALNSGLTSICLGLVRALDSVGVRVSFFKPVAQIHSSEKIDIETVDKSIQFVRAKTNLLPPQPISLKYAQTLVSQNKSGRLMEEIIGLYQQTIADSDVVIVEGLVPDRNEPYTARLNAEIARNLDAEVILVASPNNMTPTELDEHLALSARLYAASGDPDVIGCILNKVNAPDTPDRTSSYNYDRTHSLQDNIDHNPINKYEQACSIFDQTFKLIGSIPWRYDLLAPRTSDIAKQLDAIFINKGDLENRRVSFISVCARTIPNMVDQLLPGALIVTPGDREDVIIATCMAASNGVPLAGLVLTGNFQPDPRTLKLCNRALDSGLPVLSTRADTFEAANRLSEMSGEVPVDDLDRIERVMEAVANALDIDWLRSRLTLIREPRLSPPAFRHQLSERARAANKRIILPEGNEPRTIQAAVICHQRSLAQCILVGNPDEVHSVAESQGVILPPDIIIIDPDEVRDNYIQPMVQLRQHKGLAPDMAQAQLEDNVVLATMMVALDEVDGLVSGAVHTTANTIRPALQLIKTHPQARVVSSVFFMCLPEQVLVYGDCAVNPDPDAQQLADIAIQSADSARTFGVTPRVAMISYSTGSSGTGHDVDKVREATRIAKEQRPDLIIDGPLQYDAAAIESVARSKAPDSPVAGKATVFIFPDLNTGNTTYKAVQRSANVISIGPMLQGLNKPVNDLSRGALVEDIVFTIALTAVQATQTEK; encoded by the coding sequence GTGCCAAAAACATTTTTTATAGCGCCCACGGCTCTTAACTCTGGTTTAACATCAATATGCCTCGGCCTCGTAAGGGCGCTTGATAGCGTCGGGGTCAGGGTTAGTTTTTTTAAGCCTGTCGCTCAAATACATTCGAGTGAAAAAATTGATATCGAAACAGTCGACAAGTCGATCCAGTTTGTCCGAGCAAAAACAAATTTACTCCCCCCCCAGCCTATTAGCTTAAAGTATGCACAAACCCTAGTTAGCCAAAACAAGTCTGGCAGACTCATGGAAGAAATTATTGGGCTATACCAACAAACCATTGCAGACTCAGATGTAGTAATCGTTGAAGGGTTAGTCCCTGATCGAAATGAGCCATATACTGCTCGGTTAAATGCTGAAATAGCGCGCAACCTTGATGCCGAAGTCATACTTGTCGCCTCACCAAACAATATGACACCAACAGAGCTTGATGAGCACTTAGCGCTTTCTGCTCGCCTTTATGCTGCATCAGGTGATCCTGACGTCATTGGCTGCATTCTAAACAAGGTCAACGCACCCGATACACCCGACCGTACAAGCTCATATAATTACGATCGGACACATAGCCTTCAAGATAACATTGATCACAACCCTATCAACAAGTATGAACAAGCTTGTTCTATTTTTGATCAAACGTTCAAACTTATCGGCTCTATCCCTTGGCGTTACGACCTTTTAGCCCCCAGAACAAGTGATATAGCAAAACAACTAGATGCTATTTTTATTAATAAAGGCGACCTCGAAAACCGTAGAGTTTCGTTTATTTCTGTTTGCGCTCGTACCATTCCTAATATGGTTGACCAACTTTTACCGGGCGCTTTAATCGTAACACCCGGCGATAGAGAGGATGTCATTATCGCTACCTGTATGGCTGCATCCAACGGTGTACCGCTAGCAGGCCTCGTACTAACCGGCAACTTTCAACCAGACCCCAGAACATTAAAGCTATGCAATCGCGCGTTAGATTCTGGCTTGCCAGTACTTTCGACACGTGCGGATACATTCGAAGCCGCTAACCGGCTCTCAGAAATGAGTGGTGAAGTGCCAGTTGATGACCTTGATCGAATTGAAAGGGTCATGGAAGCTGTTGCAAACGCACTTGATATTGACTGGTTACGCTCTAGGTTAACACTTATCAGAGAGCCTAGACTGTCACCTCCAGCTTTCCGCCATCAATTATCTGAACGAGCCCGAGCAGCAAACAAGCGTATTATTCTGCCCGAAGGAAACGAGCCAAGAACCATACAAGCGGCTGTTATATGTCACCAACGATCGCTCGCACAATGTATCTTAGTGGGTAACCCTGATGAGGTTCACTCAGTTGCAGAGTCACAAGGTGTGATTCTGCCACCAGACATTATCATCATCGATCCAGATGAAGTTAGAGATAATTATATTCAGCCAATGGTTCAACTTCGCCAGCATAAAGGGCTAGCACCCGACATGGCTCAAGCACAACTAGAAGATAATGTTGTATTAGCAACAATGATGGTCGCGTTAGACGAAGTTGACGGCCTTGTATCTGGTGCAGTGCATACCACGGCTAATACTATACGACCTGCACTTCAGCTTATTAAAACTCATCCACAAGCTCGCGTAGTTTCATCAGTATTTTTTATGTGTCTTCCCGAGCAGGTTTTAGTGTATGGCGATTGCGCTGTTAATCCTGACCCTGATGCTCAGCAACTCGCAGATATTGCGATTCAAAGTGCTGACTCTGCCAGAACATTTGGTGTAACACCTCGTGTTGCCATGATTAGTTATAGTACCGGTAGCTCTGGAACAGGGCATGATGTCGATAAGGTTCGCGAAGCCACTCGAATAGCTAAAGAGCAACGACCCGATCTAATTATTGACGGCCCCTTACAGTATGATGCAGCCGCTATTGAAAGTGTTGCTCGCAGTAAAGCGCCAGATAGTCCGGTTGCAGGTAAAGCGACTGTATTTATATTTCCAGATTTGAATACAGGCAACACAACCTATAAGGCAGTTCAGCGAAGTGCTAACGTGATTAGTATAGGTCCAATGCTTCAAGGCTTGAATAAGCCGGTAAATGATCTTTCGAGAGGGGCTTTAGTAGAAGATATTGTATTTACAATTGCTTTAACGGCCGTGCAGGCAACACAAACTGAAAAGTAA
- a CDS encoding bifunctional diguanylate cyclase/phosphodiesterase, with amino-acid sequence MFTLITAGVQIYSDYSEDISKVDERMSVIETSYMSSLSRSLWSLDQKLLNVQMQGILNLPDIIQLRLNVYPDSEIVLGELDSNISTVSHTFPLIHNSEEIYTLGELTIVASMEGIYENLKRKVFVILTTQAFKTFFISILILWIFQYLVTRHLGRMAEYAQSLNIKHLDKPLVLDRENTKFNESDELSQVTNAINSMRLTLIDDLQKQYESENEIRKLSLALEQSPSSVLICDRSWKIEYINTKFSQLTGFELNDVISQHPRDINGDVSTQHAQLWDNIQLQVERVGVWQGEIHNTRKGGERFWEQSIITPIKDNEGRPNHYLILGEDISIRKRYEQQLLRQANYDILTGLPNRMLALDRLKLALAQARRDDHKVGLMFLDLDNFKHINDTMGHDNGDSLLIEASRRISSCLRGTSTVARLGGDEFLVILPSLDDDAAAEQVAERILQTFTPPFILTNQEVFISTSIGIAIYPTDSDTSSTLLQHADAAMYQAKDKGKSSFQRFSPEMNQDSHERLQIETRLRRALELEELELYYQPIVQASTGKIIGAEALIRWNNPTLGIISPDKFIPLAEETGLIVPIGDWVLNTACKDIKHWQQTTGMNLTIAVNVSPRQFRDGGFIETVNQVLSETQLDPQFLELEITERLILDKSIETSGIFKHLDEKGIKLSIDDFGTGYSALGYLKSYPFDTLKIDKSFVQDVIESSEDAALVTAIITMAHSLGLKVIAEGVEEAPQLGFLNQHNCDYAQGYFFSRPVPAEDFNNWLTKNIQDNA; translated from the coding sequence ATGTTTACGCTGATCACAGCGGGCGTGCAAATTTATTCTGATTACAGTGAAGATATTTCGAAAGTAGATGAAAGAATGTCTGTCATCGAAACAAGCTATATGAGCAGCTTGTCGAGAAGCTTATGGTCTCTAGATCAAAAATTACTCAATGTTCAAATGCAAGGAATTCTTAACCTTCCCGATATCATACAGCTTAGGTTAAATGTTTACCCTGATTCAGAAATAGTGCTAGGTGAGTTAGATTCAAACATTTCCACCGTTTCCCACACGTTCCCCCTTATTCATAATAGTGAAGAAATCTACACCCTAGGGGAGCTGACAATTGTTGCGAGTATGGAAGGAATTTATGAGAACCTTAAACGAAAGGTGTTTGTAATTCTGACCACTCAAGCGTTCAAAACCTTTTTTATCTCAATTCTAATACTTTGGATATTCCAATACCTTGTAACTCGACATCTTGGAAGAATGGCTGAATATGCGCAAAGCCTAAACATCAAGCACCTCGATAAACCACTCGTTCTCGACCGAGAAAATACAAAATTTAATGAGTCTGACGAATTATCTCAAGTGACTAATGCCATTAATAGCATGCGGCTAACGCTCATTGATGATTTACAAAAGCAGTATGAAAGCGAAAATGAAATTCGAAAACTCTCGTTAGCCCTTGAGCAAAGCCCTTCTTCAGTGCTCATTTGTGATCGCAGTTGGAAAATCGAATATATTAATACTAAATTTTCTCAACTGACTGGATTCGAGCTAAACGATGTAATTTCCCAGCACCCGCGAGATATTAATGGTGACGTTTCGACTCAACACGCTCAACTTTGGGACAACATTCAATTACAAGTTGAACGCGTAGGTGTGTGGCAAGGTGAAATCCACAATACTCGCAAAGGCGGAGAACGCTTTTGGGAGCAGTCTATTATTACCCCCATAAAGGATAACGAAGGGAGGCCAAACCACTATCTAATTCTTGGGGAAGACATCAGTATTCGTAAGCGTTACGAACAGCAATTACTTAGACAAGCCAATTACGACATTCTCACAGGTTTACCCAATAGAATGTTAGCACTTGACCGCTTAAAGCTTGCCCTCGCTCAGGCAAGAAGGGACGACCACAAAGTAGGCTTAATGTTTCTCGATTTAGATAATTTTAAGCATATAAACGACACAATGGGGCACGATAATGGTGACAGTCTATTGATTGAAGCCTCTCGTCGTATTTCATCTTGCTTAAGAGGCACCAGCACAGTTGCACGGCTTGGTGGTGACGAGTTCCTCGTTATTTTACCCTCTCTCGATGACGATGCAGCGGCAGAACAGGTTGCGGAAAGAATACTTCAAACATTCACCCCTCCCTTTATTCTAACCAATCAAGAAGTGTTTATAAGTACCAGTATTGGTATTGCTATTTACCCAACAGATAGCGACACAAGCTCCACCCTTCTGCAACATGCAGATGCTGCAATGTATCAAGCAAAAGACAAAGGAAAGAGTTCATTCCAACGCTTTTCACCTGAAATGAATCAGGACTCGCACGAAAGACTCCAAATTGAAACCCGGCTAAGAAGAGCATTAGAACTTGAAGAGCTAGAACTGTACTATCAACCGATAGTACAGGCATCGACAGGTAAAATAATAGGTGCTGAAGCACTAATACGCTGGAACAACCCCACACTAGGCATTATATCGCCTGATAAGTTTATACCGCTAGCAGAAGAAACAGGCCTTATAGTTCCCATCGGCGACTGGGTACTCAATACAGCCTGTAAAGATATTAAACACTGGCAGCAAACGACAGGAATGAACCTTACGATTGCCGTGAACGTATCACCCAGACAATTTAGAGACGGTGGTTTTATTGAAACCGTTAACCAAGTACTGTCTGAGACTCAGTTAGACCCTCAGTTTCTAGAACTTGAAATCACAGAAAGACTTATTCTTGACAAGTCGATCGAAACATCTGGAATATTTAAGCACCTCGACGAAAAAGGTATTAAGCTTTCAATTGATGACTTTGGAACAGGCTACTCAGCACTGGGGTACTTAAAAAGTTACCCTTTTGACACACTTAAGATAGACAAGTCATTTGTACAAGACGTTATTGAGTCGAGTGAAGATGCAGCGTTAGTGACGGCCATCATTACAATGGCCCATAGCCTTGGTTTAAAAGTTATTGCAGAAGGAGTTGAAGAAGCACCTCAACTTGGTTTTCTAAACCAACACAACTGTGATTACGCTCAAGGTTACTTTTTTAGTCGACCTGTGCCTGCTGAAGACTTTAACAACTGGCTCACGAAAAATATCCAAGATAATGCCTAA
- the ccoM gene encoding cytochrome c oxidase subunit CcoM produces the protein MYTDIVVLAGIGTVGLMVAFMVGFAYFFAKDGKKRSKLNYK, from the coding sequence ATGTATACAGATATTGTTGTTTTAGCTGGCATAGGTACCGTAGGCCTGATGGTGGCGTTTATGGTCGGGTTTGCTTATTTTTTTGCTAAAGATGGAAAAAAGAGAAGTAAGTTAAACTATAAATGA
- a CDS encoding EAL and HDOD domain-containing protein: MTEQNVLLARQPIYDTQQELVAYELLFRPEDKCDMPNFDGNIATSRVLLNAFTEGDIEKVTGNKPAFVNFTKELLLAPPPFNPELIVVEVLEDIIIDTDVVDAIKNLKHKGYRIALDDFVMDERYKPLLPLADIIKLELPAMNADELKSAINHLRQFSNTLLAEKIETIKDYNLCKGLGCDLFQGYFLSKPEIIKGQKLPQNKLAVLQLISELQNPAVNVTELNAIISKDPTLSFKLLKLVNSAAYRRAVTIDSIHMAVMMIGISKIKSWSSLLALSKMDDKPVSLRQISLARARLCELLSQKLSPDQPDLYFTTGLLSSLDIYFDTPLKELLLSLPLEATISDALIHYRGKAGLAIHTAKHYEQSKWQAIHWNLLERFGISKIDLNRMYIESVTWAGKHTEE, encoded by the coding sequence ATGACCGAACAAAATGTATTGTTAGCGCGACAGCCTATTTATGATACTCAACAAGAATTAGTAGCCTATGAACTTCTGTTCAGGCCAGAAGATAAATGCGATATGCCAAATTTTGATGGCAATATTGCTACGTCCAGAGTATTACTTAACGCCTTTACGGAAGGCGACATAGAAAAAGTAACCGGCAATAAACCTGCGTTTGTTAACTTTACAAAAGAACTTTTACTAGCCCCCCCTCCCTTCAACCCCGAACTCATTGTTGTTGAAGTGCTCGAAGACATCATTATTGATACAGATGTTGTAGATGCAATAAAAAATCTCAAACATAAGGGATACCGCATCGCCCTAGACGATTTTGTGATGGATGAGCGTTACAAACCCCTGCTACCTCTGGCTGATATCATAAAGCTTGAACTTCCCGCCATGAATGCCGATGAATTAAAAAGTGCAATCAACCATTTAAGACAATTTTCTAACACGCTTCTAGCCGAAAAAATAGAAACAATAAAAGACTACAACCTATGTAAAGGTTTAGGTTGCGACCTTTTTCAAGGCTATTTTTTAAGTAAACCTGAGATAATTAAAGGACAAAAACTACCGCAAAATAAGCTAGCAGTACTTCAACTAATTAGCGAATTACAAAACCCTGCCGTCAATGTAACTGAACTTAACGCCATTATATCGAAAGATCCAACGCTAAGTTTCAAGCTACTTAAACTGGTAAACTCAGCCGCTTATAGAAGAGCCGTCACTATAGACTCGATACACATGGCTGTAATGATGATAGGCATCAGCAAGATTAAGAGCTGGTCTAGCCTGCTTGCACTTAGCAAAATGGATGACAAGCCAGTATCGCTAAGACAAATATCGCTAGCAAGAGCAAGACTGTGCGAACTTCTGTCTCAAAAACTATCACCCGATCAGCCTGATTTATACTTTACAACAGGCTTACTTTCGAGCCTAGATATCTACTTCGATACACCTCTGAAAGAACTACTATTATCCTTACCGTTAGAAGCAACGATATCCGATGCACTTATCCATTACCGTGGAAAGGCAGGACTAGCAATTCATACAGCAAAGCATTACGAACAATCAAAGTGGCAGGCAATCCACTGGAATTTACTAGAACGATTCGGGATTTCAAAAATTGATTTAAATAGAATGTATATTGAAAGCGTTACTTGGGCCGGTAAGCATACAGAAGAGTAA
- a CDS encoding substrate-binding periplasmic protein, whose protein sequence is MLRITKGFNIITLKLLTPSRLGIITLLLFSLATTGNTQTVEKLKVAYVEFPPIEYKDENNQPAGSFIEITKAVLNNAEIEYEFVFLPIARAYLYLKEGNIDMWPGLSGIPSLQGHVLESKSVPSNITLSAWYLKGTPPISHIKELSGTHTILINGYTYAGLIDKITHEDFGMIALFTPTHKSGLKMLQLQRGEYFLDYNEPINAYLRNNPVDDLQHSVLNKRNSSFIVSKKYSHAEELIKKLDQSYHQLITNGTITPNTSH, encoded by the coding sequence GTGTTGCGTATAACTAAAGGGTTTAACATTATCACACTCAAATTACTAACACCCTCAAGGCTTGGTATCATCACCCTATTGCTTTTTAGCTTAGCGACAACAGGTAACACTCAAACAGTTGAAAAACTAAAAGTGGCTTATGTTGAATTTCCGCCGATCGAGTACAAAGATGAAAACAACCAACCCGCTGGCTCATTCATCGAGATAACAAAAGCAGTATTAAACAATGCAGAAATAGAATACGAATTTGTATTTCTGCCTATTGCTAGAGCTTATTTATACCTTAAAGAAGGCAATATAGACATGTGGCCGGGCTTATCTGGCATCCCTTCACTTCAAGGTCATGTCTTAGAAAGTAAGTCTGTACCTAGCAACATCACGCTATCTGCATGGTATCTAAAAGGAACACCACCAATATCACACATAAAAGAGCTTTCAGGCACGCATACTATATTAATCAATGGTTATACTTACGCAGGCCTGATTGATAAGATAACCCACGAAGATTTTGGCATGATCGCGCTATTCACACCCACGCACAAATCTGGCCTAAAAATGCTCCAACTACAAAGAGGTGAATATTTTCTAGACTACAATGAGCCTATCAACGCTTACTTAAGAAATAACCCTGTAGATGATCTTCAGCACAGCGTTTTAAATAAACGCAACTCATCCTTTATAGTGTCAAAAAAATATAGCCATGCGGAAGAATTAATTAAAAAGCTTGATCAGTCATATCATCAACTGATCACTAATGGAACCATCACACCTAACACCAGCCACTAA
- a CDS encoding acetate/propionate family kinase — protein MNNDTILVINCGSSSLKFALFTAKDFDCVASGLAEKLGTTDAFITIKKGDNKTTSNLTCSDHSTAIKHVINSLKEMQLLTREPIGIGHRVVHGGESFSNSVRVDKTVLAEIEKCAALAPLHNPANLLGITLMAEFYPSTPQVAVFDTAFHQSLPKASYLYPIPYHLYTDHGIRRYGFHGTSHKYVAEIAASKLKKPLSECNFITAHLGNGCSVTAIKDGLSVDTSMGLTPLEGLMMGTRSGDIDPGLFEFLCKIGMNSESISQMLNKESGLIGVSGETNDMRTLFELAENGNERAALAIEVFCFKLAKYIAAMASSLPSIDALVFTGGIGENASQIRAMTLARLPILGFKISSQLNECHGAESDGRITDPKGTLALVVPTNEELVIARDTLKNAL, from the coding sequence ATGAATAACGATACAATTCTTGTTATTAACTGTGGCAGCTCTTCCCTTAAGTTCGCACTTTTTACAGCTAAAGATTTTGACTGTGTGGCCTCCGGACTAGCTGAAAAACTTGGCACCACAGACGCCTTCATAACCATCAAAAAGGGCGACAATAAAACAACCTCAAACTTAACATGCTCAGACCATAGTACCGCTATCAAACACGTTATTAACTCATTAAAAGAGATGCAATTACTCACCCGCGAACCTATAGGTATTGGTCATCGAGTGGTTCATGGCGGGGAGTCATTTAGTAACTCTGTCAGGGTTGATAAAACCGTGCTTGCTGAAATTGAAAAATGCGCTGCACTTGCACCACTGCATAACCCCGCAAACCTCCTTGGCATTACGCTAATGGCGGAGTTTTACCCTTCTACACCACAAGTAGCTGTCTTTGACACGGCATTTCACCAGTCATTACCAAAAGCATCATACCTTTATCCTATTCCCTATCACCTATATACCGACCATGGGATAAGGCGATATGGCTTTCATGGGACTAGCCATAAGTATGTGGCTGAAATCGCAGCCAGTAAACTTAAAAAGCCCTTAAGCGAATGTAATTTTATTACGGCTCACTTAGGTAATGGCTGCAGTGTCACTGCAATAAAAGATGGACTTAGTGTCGACACCAGCATGGGGCTAACACCCCTTGAAGGTTTGATGATGGGTACACGTAGCGGCGACATTGACCCAGGCCTTTTTGAGTTTTTATGTAAAATAGGTATGAATAGCGAAAGCATCAGCCAAATGCTGAACAAAGAAAGCGGTCTTATCGGTGTGTCGGGTGAAACCAATGATATGCGTACCTTATTTGAACTAGCTGAAAACGGTAATGAAAGAGCCGCATTAGCGATTGAAGTATTTTGTTTCAAACTTGCTAAATACATTGCTGCTATGGCGTCATCTCTCCCCTCAATTGATGCTCTTGTGTTTACCGGAGGAATAGGCGAAAACGCGAGCCAAATCAGAGCAATGACACTTGCAAGACTGCCCATATTAGGCTTTAAGATATCAAGTCAGTTAAATGAATGCCATGGCGCTGAATCAGATGGACGAATCACTGATCCAAAGGGGACACTCGCTCTAGTGGTTCCAACCAATGAAGAGTTAGTCATAGCAAGAGATACTTTAAAAAACGCCTTATAA
- the bamB gene encoding outer membrane protein assembly factor BamB, whose product MHAPNAYKKFLLLFIALSSLLIVGCSSDEIKEEPMELEDFDEEIEIIKVWDESIGNGNEGQYLKLTPIIIGDTIYAIDHSGLLLALNKSDGEELWEVEYEEPVSGALGGDDSQLYFATYHGEVVAVDRKGGMEQWRATLTSEVLSPPVSNGRQVVIQSIDGKVVSLNAETGEMMWRYDSNAPVLSIRGTSSPVITDELTLAGFANGELVAFRNITGSPVWNAEIGIPKGRTELERLVDIDGQPIIRDDAVYTVSYQGKLSAIHLPTGKEIWSKQQSSYTGVDLGFGNVYVSTASGVVVAYNQATRTEVWSQENLKFRQLTAPKAFGSTTVVADFEGYVHFLSQIDGRFMGRVHLDSDGVRAPMLISDDMLFIYSNSGDLAAYKIAL is encoded by the coding sequence ATGCACGCACCTAATGCGTACAAAAAGTTTCTACTTCTTTTTATTGCGCTATCTTCACTGTTAATTGTTGGTTGTAGCTCTGACGAAATTAAAGAAGAGCCTATGGAACTTGAAGACTTTGATGAAGAAATTGAAATCATCAAAGTCTGGGATGAGTCTATAGGCAACGGTAATGAAGGCCAATATTTGAAGCTGACGCCGATTATCATCGGTGACACTATTTATGCAATAGATCACTCTGGTCTACTGTTAGCATTGAACAAGTCTGACGGTGAAGAGCTTTGGGAAGTCGAGTACGAAGAGCCGGTTAGTGGCGCCTTGGGAGGCGATGACAGTCAGCTTTACTTTGCTACTTACCATGGTGAGGTAGTGGCCGTTGATCGTAAAGGTGGCATGGAGCAATGGCGAGCAACGTTAACCAGTGAGGTGCTATCACCACCTGTAAGCAACGGTCGTCAAGTGGTCATTCAATCAATTGATGGTAAGGTGGTCAGCTTAAACGCAGAGACCGGAGAGATGATGTGGCGTTACGATAGTAATGCTCCCGTACTTTCCATTCGAGGTACTTCTAGCCCAGTTATTACTGATGAACTTACCTTGGCAGGGTTTGCCAATGGTGAGCTTGTTGCCTTTAGAAATATTACCGGTTCGCCAGTATGGAATGCTGAGATAGGTATACCTAAAGGTAGAACTGAACTAGAAAGGTTGGTTGATATTGATGGACAGCCGATTATTCGAGATGATGCTGTTTATACGGTTTCTTACCAAGGAAAGTTATCGGCCATCCATTTACCTACGGGTAAAGAGATTTGGTCAAAACAACAGTCAAGCTATACCGGCGTAGACTTGGGGTTTGGTAATGTTTATGTTTCGACTGCAAGTGGCGTCGTTGTTGCCTATAATCAGGCCACGCGCACAGAAGTCTGGAGCCAAGAAAACCTTAAATTCAGACAGCTGACTGCACCCAAAGCCTTTGGCAGCACCACCGTTGTTGCAGATTTTGAAGGATACGTACATTTTTTGTCACAAATTGATGGTCGCTTTATGGGACGAGTACACCTGGATAGTGATGGTGTAAGAGCGCCTATGTTAATAAGCGATGACATGCTTTTTATTTATAGTAACAGCGGCGATTTAGCTGCTTACAAAATTGCACTTTAG